In Prionailurus bengalensis isolate Pbe53 chromosome D4, Fcat_Pben_1.1_paternal_pri, whole genome shotgun sequence, the DNA window GGAAGTCTCAGCAAGTAAATGTCTGTTCCTTATATTTGCTTCTGCTAAATGCATTGGCCTTAAACAGGTTCCCTATTAGGGAAAGCCCGTACTGACAAGGGAGGGTAGAGAGCTtccaaaattgctttttaaaggaaaaacaaaatgttatgttCTTCATAATAAGAGATACCTCCCCCTTGGTAGCATTGAATTTGTACTGTATGGACTGTCTTAGGTGGAAACACACTGCTCTCTAGAGGGCATTATGTAATGCCTCTCATCTCCATTGTCCTTGCAAGACAGGCAGTAGTCCCTGGGTTTTCACCTGTGGTGGCCCTGTGACTGCATATACATTTCACCTTTGTCCTTTAACATGAAACAGACTCATTCTCCCCTTCCAGGCCCAGCCCTTGGTGAAGTGGGGGAGGCCATGCGGGAGCTCTCGGAGGTGAAAGACTCATTGGACATGGAAGTGAAGCAAAACTTCATTGACCCCCTTCAGAACCTTCATGACAAAGATCTGAGAGAAATTCAGGTATCTGCAACCAGTCCTTTAGGAAGCAAGTAGTTTGAATGTGCAGATGTAGGTGTCCTTTTTCTTcacaaaacttttgttttaagcTTATCGTGTGCGGTCAGGtttgaattaaaaacaacccAGCCAGACAAATTGAGATTAACCGGAAATGCAGTTCTTTTGCCCCACTATTATGATTGGGCCTCTTATGAATATTACATTTGACTTTTCCACATTCAGTCTTCAGgtttttcaagctttttttttttttctccagaagaaTAATATCCTTCCCTGATACTATCCAGTGTTATTAATTATGTCTTTCTGGGCTGATTTCACCCTCTAAAACAGTTGTTAGATGTATCTGTTGTTAGCTTAGGTAAATAGCTATACTATCATTCTATAAAcacatgttttcatattttcatgatGATTGTTAGGACTGAGGAAGAATAACCAACTATCCTCTTTATAAAACATGGAGAAGAGTGAgctcttccaaataaataaagttcaactGGCTTTGCCTCCATCTGTGTGTAtaatgtttactcattcattccttcaacaaatatttatggaacctCTCTGAAATTTAACTTTATTGTAATGTGGTCATCTACAGCTTGAAGTCCCTTAGACGGCTTTTTCTCTAGTCTCCTCCCCTGTATCACTTGCTCAAGATTGcagttagtaagtggcagacTCACTCTAAGTCTACAATGTTAACCGCACCTCCAATACTCTACCCTGACTGCAAGTTCAAGTGTGTTTTAAGACTATCCCTTCCAAAGGAGCAAACATTTAACTTGGATCAGGGTGTGGATTGCAGGCAGGGTATACAGTGGAAGGGAAGGTCTaggatatttttcttcctcttttccttctcatttcttcgCCGCTCCCAACTCTGTTTtcatctccctccctttctttccataCACGCCCAGGATCAGGGAAGTTTAGTGTTTCCTCCCACCCATTAGTAATGTAACACTGCAGCTCTTTGCAAAAGACACTTTGTAGCAGTGGGAAACGACTTTCCCACTTTGTCACTAGATGTGTTGGGCAGACGTTGAGTGGCCAGGCAGTGGGGAAGGATGCATGGAGGGATTGAAGAGCACTGTGGGGCATTAGACCCCGTCTATTTTCCCTTCTGAGTTAGGTTTTTTCCACTGGTTTAAtcacctaccaaatgggagactTAAACTCATCAATGGTTCCCTGAAAGCTACATCGGTCACCAAGGGCTAAGGGTTAAGATAGAGATTACTAGACTCTGGCCCTGGATATGTTAATGCAGGTGATCAGTAATCCATATTTCTGATAAGCAACTTATGTGATTCTAACAGACTGATTTCCTCAAAGATAAGTCCCTTCCAGCATTAATGTTCTAGGACTCGAAAAACAAGAATGCCagtctttttcacttcttttcaagGGAAGTGTTTTTCCCCCTGCCTTCTTGCAAGCTACCATTTCTCTTGAAGATGGGAACTTGCGGGTTCTATGTAGCAGTGTTTTCCACATGTGAGGCAGTATGCACATATTCCCAGCTGCTATCATGCCCAGCTTGGTTTTGGCCCAGCAAGGTCAGAAAATAAAGGGCACTGGTAATTCCCACAATTTCTTTCTTActcttaattgtttttaaagatgctTCTCCACATTAAGCCTTTGGAAACATTTGCCCCACTGTTgcaggtttctttatttttctggtaaCATGATATTTTAGAACTTAGCCTGTCGCATTTTGGAGGCTAATAGGCATGACAGAGAAGTAGACTAAAAATAGTCCCTTTCAATGAATCCTTTCAAAGCATATTGCCGCCCTTGACTTTTTCAGCATCATCTAAAGAAGTTGGAAGGTCGACGCCTGGACTTTGATTATAAGAAAAAACGACAAGGCAAGATTCCAGATGAAGAGCTCCGTCAGGCTCTGGAGAAATTTGATGAATCTAAAGAAATTGCTGAGTCAAGCATGTTTAATCTCTTAGAGATGGATGTGAGTGACTGTCCTGTGGTTTCTAATTTAATCTTGCCGTTGAGACTCAAGATTATGTTAAAGggttatgtaatttaaaatgtgcatatcTGATTACACTATATGGTGAGAACTTCAGCAGatagttatttcttttaaaagaattgaaaaaataaagtagatcaAGAAATGGTAaggtttttttctgtattatcttGGTTTGATCTAACTAGATGTTTGACTCCTAATGACCTTAAAGAATTACCAGTGGTGAGAAGATGAAGAATCTTTCTGATGATTCATGTAAAGGTTCAGTAGCTTAAAATACTTTGTTGAAATATTTGGCAAATTGGCTtcagattataaaagaatatcaCCTAAAATGCATTTAGAATTGAGGGTCCCAGTATAGGTTAAGATGTTCTGTATTTTGAAGTAAAgttgatattttctttcaaaaactaaTTTCAATTGAGTTTGATGATTGTAGCATAGATACTGTATTTGGGGGCATGTATAATGAAGTTTAAAGCTATTTTTACATTTCCAGAGCACCAAATTATTATTTGTGGCTTTAGAAATTATATTCCATTGAGTCCTTTCAGCCTCATAGCCATGAGGACTTCTGACCGCTCATGTAGTAAAACCTGCTAAACAGCTTTCAAGCTCTTGCTCACTCCCACCTCTGGCCCTATCATTTGCCAACCAACTTCTTCTAAGATGTTTACAGAGCCTTTATGTGCTTATCAGTTACCCGATTTGCCCTGACTGGTGATAGGGGAGGCATGTTGAACATACCTGGATTTTCCCACCACCCAGAGACACAGTGTAGGTTTTTGTTTATGTGAAACAACTGGTGTTTCATCTGCCTGCTAAAGAAGGATGCTCTAGGCACAAGGTGTGACCTGAATCACAGTGTTCCTTCCCAGGGCCCCATTCCACCCCAAAACTTATGGAATAGCATTGCCTCTGCTGACTTGGAGGGAAATACTCAGCTAGGTCACAGCCTGAGACACAAAATGAAGAGTAACTGAGGATGCCTAGAATATTGGAGCTGAAATGCACCCAAGCATTGACCCAGCCTCTTTACATTGCAGATAGATTGAAAGAGCATGAAAAGTACAGGGCACCAAGAGTCCTTTGGTCAATGTATCTTTTTCCtataagaaatcaataaaattagcCAAATCCAGCTGGAAGTTTGTAGCTAAGAATGAGACTTTCAGTGAGAGTTGTGTGTGATCTTCAGTTGGATTCCTAACTACTCCTTGTGGTATTGGTGTTTCCAAGCATATGGATGCTTCTTATCCTTAACTGATATGGAACCTGAAATATCTCCTGGCGCTGGAGATTGGGGTTGTGTGTCAGGGCAGCTCTGTCATATATGTGCTGGGGCAGGAGTGGTTGCTTAAGGATGGTAATCTGGTAACTAAGGcgtgtctcccccacccccacccccacccccaccccatcggCCTGCAGATCGAACAGGTGAGCCAGCTGTCTGCGCTCGTCCAAGCCCAGCTGGAATACCACAAGCAGGCGGTCCAGATCCTGCAGCAAGTCACTGTCAGACTGGAAGAAAGGTATCTCAACAGTTCCTGAATTTTacacttccattttcttcctatGAAATGAtgggtaaagaaatggaaataatggagTCCATTTGAAGTAAAACTTGTGCCAAAAGTTTTGATTCTGCATAGGCACTTTGTGGATTATTTGTCTTGACTTTTGTGGGTCTTGTGCTTTGTTATACTTTGTTCCCTTGAGTGTACTCTTGTGTTTGTGAGAAGCCAATGCTTGGATTGTGTGTTGGCCACCACAGGTGGGAAGCCGGGTGCTACCGAGGATAATGGATGTGATTTGCTGAGCAGATACTCTGTGTGCGTACTGGAGACATATCATCACCCGTCTTATGAAACAGCTCTGTAAACTAAGTATAATTAGCTTCACCTAAAGGTGGGAGCCCAGGGAGATCAAGTAACTAGCTCAGGGTCACACCGTGGTGTCACCAGGGTTTGCCAGGCAGGCATAATCTGTTTGAAAGCCTGTATCTTTTCACACCATGTAAGAACCCTCCACCGTCAGAGGGACAGCTTTCGTGTGCCTGTTCCGTCTCCTCAGGTGCACCCCACTGTGAGGCCATGGTAGTCTTGTGAATGGGGCTCCCTGGAGTTGCAGGGTCCCAACCTGCACAGCTTAGACAGAGGTCCTTACTGTAACATATGTCACATTGTGCAGCTTTCCTCCATGCACCCTCATGGAAATGTGTGTAACACTCGGAAACCTCGAGAAAGATCTAAAAGCATGCACTTCGACATACTAAAGAAGTATTATATGTCTTTGTGACATCTGTTGAGCAGAAGGgccattttccttttatctctctgAAATACGTTCAAAGTCAGTATCATTCTACAGTCACCCTATCTTAACCTCTCCCTGTCCTTGCAAATCTGTACACTTTGCTCCATATGCATCTGAGACTATGGAGAATACTTGGGGGTGTACGGAATATATCTATTGTCTACACCTTTCCACTTTCCTCCTGTCTTCCCtcatctctttcccctccttgtaTCTCAAACTGCTCACTCTTCTCAGGGTATTTCCTCCTTCCAAATCTTTTCGAGCTCTTGAGTTCTTTCTTCTGGAAAGGACTATTCATCTGGAAATGACTCTTAGctgtgttttctctccttccataAGCCTTCCTGTGGGCAGGTAGACTCCTGCCCACTGCCACCTCCCTGTAGCATTTTGTATGTATCTCCATAACCGCACTTACCACAGTGTATGGTACTCAGTTATGTTCCATCTCCCTTACACACCATAAGCTGcttgagggcaggaactgtgTCTCATTCATTTTTGGGTTCCCAGCACATTTTCACAGGGAGCTCTGAATAAATGAGGGAGGGATTGAGAGAAAGGTTGAAGATGGTGAGGGTATGACCAGAGGGACACCACTGAAAGCAGAGACCTCCTACAGATAAGACGGCTATGGGTTCTTTTGAGATTTTCCCTGCTCCACATTGGTAGCCTTCCTGGATatcactgcttttctttttgcttcttaatTGGCTACATACTCTTAtcccccccaccttttctttttaatgcagaATAAGGCAAGCTTCATCTCAGCCTAGAAGGGAATATCAGCCTAAACCACGAATGAGCCTGGAGTTTCCGACTGGAGACAGTACTCAGCCCAACGGGGGCCTCTCGCACACCAGTACACCCAAACCTGCAGGTAAGGAGCTGAGACCTGCAGACCCCATTATAAGAGCCTTGGGCACCTCCCATTGGCACTTGTCCATAAATTCTAGGCGCAGTCCAGTCGGGCTGCACAAGAACTGTACAGTGATACATTTCTTACAGGATGGTTTTGTCAGGTAGAAACTCTTTCAAAgcactccttccttcttttctcattgatgatttctttcctccttttccctcttgtCTCCTCTAGGAAACTTTctttgtccccttttctctcactctccatCATTAGCACACATTAACCTCTTAAGTAACACATTTGATTTGGACCTTCTCTTGTGTTGTCACCTTAATGAGCCAATTTGGTGCCAGCaatatcatctttttttcccctgttttacTCTCTGTGTTCCAGAACGCATGAGAGAAAATGCCCCTGGCAGGGCGTGCCTACATACACTCACATATAACCCACAGACAGCAGCTCCAGGAACATGTCCAATTGGATTTCTTAAGTCATGGGAGCAAATGGCTGAATATATCTGTAGATGAATGTATTTCTCATCTCAACAtctgctctcttcctctccttccaccACCTTCAACCAACTCATTATGCCGTGTAACTGAGGTTGGTACAGTAAaagctaaaatttattttctatcagTAATATTGATGTATACCCAGTAATATATTCTTTCAGTTGGCACCATTGCTCTCCACCCCCTACACACAGATTAGGTAAAAACCTGTGCTTGAGGTGTTTTCAACCTTAACATTTACCTGGTTGAAGAAGTGGAAACTCTCTGAAAACTGGATGTGGACTTCAAAGATATGCAGTGTCTCCTATTTTCCCTGTAGCCCAGTGCTAATGTTTTGTGGTAAGAAATGCTTTGTGAGATGCTCTCAGGAGACCATGAAGGAAAACAGGTGTGTGGTGACAGCGCCCTCTGCCCTCTGCGTTCACCTTGGCTTCTCAGAGCCCCCAGGGTCAGGTATTATAAACAGCAGTGGCTCTTAGAAGCTAGCTGGCCACAAGCACTAGTCATGTCTGTTGTGACTAGTTTGCTTCTCCCTGTTCAGAAGCCAACCACATGTTTAACCCTTTCTTTGGAGACTTGCTCATTTTCtgctttaagtaaaaaaaaaaaaataggttatgtTGTTTCCCTTTCAAACCATCTAGAAGACATGGGAGGTGTATGCACTTGTCTGAGTTGATGTGCCTATGTGGATACAtgctgtataaaatatatatgctcaCTTAAAACAGATCACTTTTAAGATACAATTCCATTCTTCACTATTTTACTCAAGGTAGAGTACGTTATATTTTGTACGCCAGAACTCTGATGTACtcctattatttatatatgtaacaaTTTACaaagttatataatttttacatgatCTCAGTTAATAGCCACAGTAGTAGTGTGGAGTAAGTTCTGCTGTGAATTCTAATGTTAGACAGAGAAACTGAAAGGGAAATAAGTGCCTTGCGCAAGGTCACCCAGAATATGAACTTGAACCCAGTGccttatattgttttgttttcaccacATTACAGCAGTTTCGCAGAGGCTGGAGTCtttatctttcaaaagtgaaaactGCACTGTTATTCTGAGGTTGCCAAGCATTCTTCATGTAATTAACTTGACTCTTTCACATGGGCagagattttaaaatgctaaCATGGAAAGGGTTCTGGCCTTGTTATATTATTGACCTAAATCTCATTAAAACTCCCTAAGTCACTGGGTCTCCCATCTCTGGACATCATCAGGAAGGCAAAACTTGATGGACTGTGGCGCATGTGTTACAAACGTAGATGAGGCTGTTTTTCATACTGGACATGGAAGCAGGCATCGAACAACTTCCAGAAATCTGAGAAAGCTTCTGAAGACTGGTAAAGAGCAGATGCCATGCAGTGGACTCGGCATGAGCCGCAAGAGGAAGCTTCAGCAGGAAGAGGAGTGAGGGAGGAATCAAGGGGGACAGCAAGCCGGGCAGGTGCAGCAGGTGGTAGATATGTGACTTAAATACCCCTTGTCTTTCTGTGTTCTTCTCTCCTGCTTTCActtccaggtgccccaatggatCAGCCCTGCTGCCGAGCTCTGTACGACTTTGAACCTGAAAATGAAGGGGAGTTGGGTTTTAAAGAGGGTGATATCATCACACTCACTAACCAAATTGATGAGAACTGGTATGAGGGGATGCTTCATGGCCAGTCAGGCTTCTTCCCCATCAACTATGTGGAGATTCTGGTTGCCCTGCCTCATTAGGATGTTAGGCTGGCAGGCTTACCTCCTCTTGACCCAGATAGTTAAGTTTAACCACTGCTTTGGTAATGCTGCTTACAACACATCCCAAGTGCAGGCCGCAGTGGTCCAGGTCATCAAGCCCCACCGAGTATCTTTGGTTGACTTGTGTGATCCCACAAGAGTCATGGTGATGGGTGGTATCTTCTTAGGCTGGTGGGCATGGCATGTGCTTTTTAAACACCATCTGAGACCAGCCAGTAGTCATGGAACTGCTGTTTACACAGTTCTCAGGAGGTTGTGGCTTCTTAGAATATGACCATGAGCCACATCACAGAAAAAACATCCTACTGAAGATACTGTCTATCACCCAGGGGCCATGTCAAGGTCTCAGGTTCTCCGTTTCAATAGGAGAAAGTTCTTGCTTTCACATTGCCCCTCCCAAATATGTGAGTCACAGAATTGTGGAAGAAAGCCTCCCTCACCAGCAACTTGTCTTCTGGTCTGAATGAATTAGTCCCTTGATGCTATAGGTAGGAAAGTGTTGAGTGCGAGTTAAAAACCTTTTCTGAAAACTGTCACCTTTGTTCCTCTCACATATGCGTGTTTCTGAGGGACAGCAAGTTTTCTTCTCACCCTGCTAATAAAGCCAGAGGGGGACTCCCGCTGTTATTTCTAAGTACTACGGTGACAGTTGGCAATCAGCATATTGTGAGAGGGGCTGAAGAGAAGAGATTCTCCATTATGAGGAATTGGGAAGACATCTGGTTTCCAAGCTTAAATTTCTTGCTGCAGAGAAACGATGTATATATTTAGGCCATTTCTGAAGGTACAGGGAAGAGGGAACAAAAATCACTtcacttcagttttatttatgaaTTACATGTTTCATGAGTCCGTTTGGCACAGAGACACAAGGAGAAAAACTCAAGAAACCATTTTTCCACTAGTTCCTAGACCAAGAAACAGCAATTGTCTTTCCTGTCCACTTCCACCTTGTGTTCTTTGAACATCATTTGTGCATATTCTGCCCTCAATGAGGACCaaataaagatgatttttgtGCTTAGCAGTTTAAGTAAGATGTGTGGCTGCAGATGCAAAAGTTTTTCCCAACTCAGtcattacttttctttctgtcccttctgttCCATCTTCGTGTTGTGTGTACAGTGCCGTGTGTAAGCTtatgagtggttttttttttttttttttttttttttttttttttttttggtatcagtCATTAAGTCCTGTTAGGTATCCAGAGTTCTATTTATCTAGCTGTACAGATTCTTTCAGAGGTTTAATGTGCTGCTTCGGATGTGCTGCCTGCGGTAGTGGGTCATGTGGAGTGAAAGGCAAATCTTACTGCTTAATGTATAAACCTCTTACCACAGGAAGCATCGCCGTTTCCAATAAATATTGCTGAAGACAGAACCAGAGGCCCTGGTGCTTTATTTTGTGTCCGTTGTTCTGGTGGGTCTGACAGTGGGTGGACTGGGTCTTCTTTCAGTCTCCATTGTCGTCTGATGCAGCCAGACCAGACCCGCTTGCCACCTCAGATCTCCCTCCCTGTGAGCAAGGGAGGTCTCCTTAGTGAGAAGTGACCTACCCTGGACACGGGGAGCTTCTGGGTAGCCCTAGGAAGAAGGCGATTCGGGAGAGAGGAtaagggagtggggagaggaagtcTTCTAGAAGTCATGCGAGATATCATCACTGGTGATATCAGAAGAATATAATGTccagagagacaaataaaatatgtcatttgaaccagtcttttcttgtctttcatgcTTAAAGAGAAAGAACTAGGGAAATATAGATTGACCAAAGCCAGCATTCTTTTCTCTGTgccggggcagggggcaggggtggtaaGGTAGGGGAGTAGTGCCTACAGAATATGTATTTCCTGATCttctgagaaaataaacattaaaaataaacaatttttaatatattgggtGCATTTGTATTCTTCCATGCTGAGGCCAATAGTCTAGTAGGTGTTCTGATCTAACATGAACAGTTTTAATCTAAAATACTGAGTTCTATATGTGAACTGCTCtaacatgaaaataatattttttgccAGCTACATGAGTTAGAGTATTACagatcaattctttttttttcttttatttgtttgtttttagagagagcacaagtggaatagaggggtagagagaaaga includes these proteins:
- the SH3GL2 gene encoding endophilin-A1, whose protein sequence is MSVAGLKKQFHKATQKVSEKVGGAEGTKLDDDFKEMERKVDVTSRAVMEIMTKTIEYLQPNPASRAKLSMINTMSKIRGQEKGPGYPQAEALLAEAMLKFGRELGDDCNFGPALGEVGEAMRELSEVKDSLDMEVKQNFIDPLQNLHDKDLREIQHHLKKLEGRRLDFDYKKKRQGKIPDEELRQALEKFDESKEIAESSMFNLLEMDIEQVSQLSALVQAQLEYHKQAVQILQQVTVRLEERIRQASSQPRREYQPKPRMSLEFPTGDSTQPNGGLSHTSTPKPAGAPMDQPCCRALYDFEPENEGELGFKEGDIITLTNQIDENWYEGMLHGQSGFFPINYVEILVALPH